In Aedes albopictus strain Foshan chromosome 3, AalbF5, whole genome shotgun sequence, the following are encoded in one genomic region:
- the LOC109424688 gene encoding zinc finger protein 700 gives MERLCRLCLGTGSDLGLGPISEDNEVVNTSSEQNLVQLILRYLSIQIIKAENPISSFICTNCKSLIENWHRFHTSCLENDEIYHQRVQALYQANKSNELVLSVELKEERLDTATTGDENPPTDEHLDPDYDPKEATSDEDDDDACDDAAVDDRDNDSDFDVGSEYSTYEYEVLESESDARTKSKKKKMDSKTTTLTSRRGRPRLKTADDATSKVAKRAEVCTICGKFIKNLTEHMRIHNNERRHQCPYCAKSFVSASNYSSHVNIHTRAKMYKCDLCDKQYALLNSMKQHRITHFKDRIYLCPVCGKAYYQPTGLARHKRTHFEQPTIKCSECDKMFLTNGDLRKHFKKHLPEKPFSCEICSRAFNRKDNLKTHMKTHREKASKSVVGDKLLVQEAVPHVEIKLEISKV, from the exons ATGGAACGCCTCTGTAGGCTGTGTTTGGGAACTGGATCCGACTTGGGCTTGGGGCCTATCAGTGAAGACAACGAAGTCGTCAACACTTCCTCCGAACAAAATTTAGTTCAATTAATTTTGCGATATCTGTCGATTCAG ATCATCAAGGCTGAAAATCCCATAAGCTCCTTCATTTGCACTAATTGCAAATCCCTGATCGAGAACTGGCATCGGTTCCACACATCCTGCCTGGAAAATGATGAGATATACCACCAACGCGTACAAGCGCTTTACCAAGCGAATAAATCCAACGAATTGGTCTTATCGGTGGAACTCAAAGAAGAACGATTGGACACTGCTACAACGGGAGACGAAAATCCACCCACCGATGAGCATCTTGATCCGGATTACGATCCGAAGGAGGCGACGAGCGATGAAGACGACGATGACGCTTGTGATGACGCCGCCGTTGATGACAGGGATAACGATAGCGATTTTGATGTCGGTTCCGAGTACTCTACGTATGAATACGAAGTGCTGGAATCAGAATCAGACGCGAgaacaaagagcaaaaagaagaAGATGGACTCAAAAACGACCACATTAACCAGTAGGCGTGGTAGACCCAGGTTGAAAACCGCGGATGATGCGACTTCGAAAGTCGCAAAACGGGCCGAAGTGTGCACGATATGTGGAAAATTCATCAAGAATCTTACCGAGCACATGAGGATTCACAACAATGAAAGAAG GCACCAGTGCCCGTACTGTGCAAAGTCGTTCGTCAGTGCGTCCAACTACAGTTCCCACGTGAATATCCACACCCGTGCCAAGATGTACAAATGCGACCTGTGCGACAAGCAGTATGCATTGCTGAACAGCATGAAACAGCACCGGATAACGCACTTCAAGGACCGGATCTACCTGTGTCCTGTTTGTGGGAAAGCGTACTACCAACCGACGGGACTGGCCAGACATAAGCGAACCCACTTCGAACAACCAACGATCAAGTGCTCGGAGTGTGATAAGATGTTTTTGACTAA TGGAGATCTCAGAAAACACTTCAAAAAGCACCTACCGGAGAAGCCGTTCAGCTGTGAGATATGCAGCCGGGCATTCAATCGGAAGGATAATCTCAAGACGCACATGAAAACCCATCGGGAGAAGGCGTCCAAGTCAGTCGTGGGCGATAAACTGCTCGTGCAAGAAGCTGTGCCACACGTGGAAATCAAACTAGAAATCTCCAAGGTATGA
- the LOC109424689 gene encoding transcriptional repressor RHIT: MNPVIPVCRLCLRDDPDHPFKNDDCANNTENSSELPLTELVLKYLPVQIMTSESSEPPIICDCCSAQIKQWHRFCTTCIDNDKIYHERLSEQLVHDGTVLHHEEVMLLKEEMLDIFGDFPETVDSQNTETKPLAIDETVEVSNNDENAVVSEMQVEVEMEEEVEMQAEVEDEEWKPKKANKKVKPSSEKPKVSRPKSDDGLNLFLRRPCGPKSQRRKNPGPKEAEMCPICGKFVMILKLHMRQHLDDRRFQCPHCPKAFVARGSYLEHVNIHTREKLYKCDQCDKEFAQRNGWKAHKATHAKEFKFPCPVCEKVYYQRSTLTTHKRIHFKLPTIKCPECDHMSFSKGELKLHFRKHLPDRPFVCELCGRAFNRKDTLTTHMKIHRKRNTDSDSGKDVKQPSKVKTTE; this comes from the exons ATGAATCCCGTAATTCCGGTATGTCGGTTGTGCCTGAGAGATGACCCGGATCATCCATTCAAAAACGATGACTGTGCTAACAACACAGAAAATTCCTCGGAACTGCCTTTGACGGAACTTGTATTGAAATATCTTCCAGTCCAG ATCATGACATCAGAAAGCTCAGAGCCTCCGATCATATGTGATTGTTGTTCGGCTCAGATAAAACAGTGGCACAGGTTCTGTACAACTTGCATCGATAATGATAAAATCTACCACGAACGATTATCTGAACAGCTGGTACATGATGGAACTGTACTACACCATGAAGAAGTAATGTTACTGAAAGAGGAAATGTTGGACATTTTTGGTGATTTTCCTGAGACAGTAGATAGTCAAAATACAGAAACCAAACCATTGGCCATAGATGAAACTGTAGAAGTTTCAAATAACGATGAAAATGCGGTGGTTTCAGAAATGCAAGTGGAAGTCGAAATGGAGGAAGAAGTCGAAATGCAAGCGGAAGTCGAAGATGAAGAGTGGAAACCAAAAAAGGCGAACAAAAAGGTGAAACCTTCATCGGAGAAGCCCAAAGTTTCACGACCGAAATCGGACGATGGTCTGAATTTGTTCCTGAGGAGGCCTTGTGGGCCAAAAAGTCAACGTCGTAAGAATCCTGGTCCCAAGGAAGCTGAGATGTGTCCCAtctgcgggaaattcgtcatgatATTGAAGCTGCACATGCGACAGCACCTCGATGATCGAAG GTTCCAATGTCCGCACTGTCCGAAGGCATTTGTCGCAAGAGGTAGCTATCTCGAACACGTAAACATCCACACGCGAGAAAAGCTGTACAAGTGCGATCAATGCGACAAAGAGTTTGCTCAACGGAACGGATGGAAGGCGCATAAGGCAACCCACGCCAAGGAGTTTAAGTTTCCCTGCCCGGTGTGCGAGAAGGTCTACTACCAACGGTCAACCCTCACCACCCACAAACGGATACACTTCAAACTACCGACGATCAAGTGTCCCGAATGTGACCATATGTCATTTTCTAA GGGTGAACTGAAGTTACACTTTAGGAAACACCTGCCGGATAGGCCGTTCGTCTGTGAACTCTGTGGACGAGCCTTCAATCGGAAGGATACTCTAACAACCCATATGAAAATACATCGGAAACGAAATACGGATTCAGACTCCGGTAAAGATGTTAAGCAGCCTTCTAAAGTTAAAACGACGGAATGA